From the Lathyrus oleraceus cultivar Zhongwan6 chromosome 4, CAAS_Psat_ZW6_1.0, whole genome shotgun sequence genome, one window contains:
- the LOC127075244 gene encoding uncharacterized protein LOC127075244 isoform X1 has protein sequence MELTAHGCTMGLSAYRATVILLFFFLSHFSFTTAIRKDIGFKFTPFCKTTVQGRYLLSDNNGYVCNALSIDSKSRCCPQTGKKFSCHGCNLLSQCCNSYEYCVSCCLNPALTRREQVLKMKIAKPATARSYESIFDYCTGRCRHSSESVVHENAYLSDLHHCFSLPSNSSGSNSTLTEARLNGINVVVGRQGESCNSVCKSRGQSCVPNKLVVLNHCDIIQKYMNCKGSCLASVGPDQPAEVVYDAPKLLYSGRAYLGHT, from the exons ATGGAACTCACGGCACATGGTTGTACGATGGGACTCTCCGCATATAGAGCCACCGTAATATTactcttcttcttcctctctcaCTTTTCATTCACCACCGCTATCAGAAAGGATATCGGCTTCAAATTTACTCCTTTCTGCAAAACCACCGTTCAAGGCAGATACCTTCTCTCCGACAACAATG GTTATGTATGCAATGCTCTTTCAATTGATTCAAAATCTCGCTGTTGTCCTCAAACCGGGAAGAAATTCTCTTGTCA TGGATGCAATCTTCTTTCACAGTGTTGCAATTCTTATGAATATTGTGTTTCTTGCTGTCTCAATCCCGCACTG ACACGTAGGGAACAagtgttgaagatgaagattgctAAACCGGCTACTGCAA GGAGTTATGAAAGTATTTTTGACTACTGCACTGGGAGATGTCGTCATAGCTCTGAAAGTGTG GTTCATGAAAATGCTTATCTTAGTGACCTCCATCACTGCTTTTCTCTGCCATCAAactcttctg GGTCAAATAGTACTCTCACAGAAGCAAGGCTCAATGGCATCAATGTTGTTGTTGGGAG GCAAGGTGAATCATGTAATTCAGTTTGCAAATCAAGAGGACAATCATGTGTCCCAAATAAACTTGTGGTGCTTAATCATTGTGACAT TATACAGAAATACATGAACTGCAAAGGATCTTGCTTGGCAAGTGTTGGGCCAGATCAACCTGCTGAAGTCGTTTATGATGCCCCCAAGCTTCTG TACTCTGGTCGGGCATACTTagggcatacttag
- the LOC127075244 gene encoding uncharacterized protein LOC127075244 isoform X2 — translation MELTAHGCTMGLSAYRATVILLFFFLSHFSFTTAIRKDIGFKFTPFCKTTVQGRYLLSDNNGYVCNALSIDSKSRCCPQTGKKFSCHGCNLLSQCCNSYEYCVSCCLNPALTRREQVLKMKIAKPATARSYESIFDYCTGRCRHSSESVVHENAYLSDLHHCFSLPSNSSAQGQIVLSQKQGSMASMLLLGGKVNHVIQFANQEDNHVSQINLWCLIIVTLYRNT, via the exons ATGGAACTCACGGCACATGGTTGTACGATGGGACTCTCCGCATATAGAGCCACCGTAATATTactcttcttcttcctctctcaCTTTTCATTCACCACCGCTATCAGAAAGGATATCGGCTTCAAATTTACTCCTTTCTGCAAAACCACCGTTCAAGGCAGATACCTTCTCTCCGACAACAATG GTTATGTATGCAATGCTCTTTCAATTGATTCAAAATCTCGCTGTTGTCCTCAAACCGGGAAGAAATTCTCTTGTCA TGGATGCAATCTTCTTTCACAGTGTTGCAATTCTTATGAATATTGTGTTTCTTGCTGTCTCAATCCCGCACTG ACACGTAGGGAACAagtgttgaagatgaagattgctAAACCGGCTACTGCAA GGAGTTATGAAAGTATTTTTGACTACTGCACTGGGAGATGTCGTCATAGCTCTGAAAGTGTG GTTCATGAAAATGCTTATCTTAGTGACCTCCATCACTGCTTTTCTCTGCCATCAAactcttctg CACAGGGTCAAATAGTACTCTCACAGAAGCAAGGCTCAATGGCATCAATGTTGTTGTTGGGAG GCAAGGTGAATCATGTAATTCAGTTTGCAAATCAAGAGGACAATCATGTGTCCCAAATAAACTTGTGGTGCTTAATCATTGTGACAT TATACAGAAATACATGA